In the genome of Sciurus carolinensis chromosome 3, mSciCar1.2, whole genome shotgun sequence, one region contains:
- the LOC124979583 gene encoding olfactory receptor 1468-like, producing the protein MTGRNQSTISEFLLLGLPIQPEHQNLFYALFLTMYLTTVLGNLIIIVLIRLDYHLHTPMYLFLSNLSFSDLCFSSVTIPKLLQTMQNQIPTIPYAGCLTQMYFFLFFGDLESFLLVAMAYDRYVVICFPLHYPTIMSPKLCLSLVVLSWVLTMFHAMLHTLLMARLCFCAENVIPHFFCDMSALLKLFCSDTHVNDLVIFITAGLILIIPFVLIVVSCGHIMFSILKIPSVQGIHKAFSTCSSHLSVVSLFYGTVIGLYLCPLANNSTVKHTVMALLYTVVTPMLNPFIYSLRNRDIKEAIGRILQKIPFSL; encoded by the coding sequence ATGACAGGAAGGAACCAATCTACCATCTCAGagttcctcctcctgggcctgcccaTCCAGCCAGAACACCAAAACCTGTTCTATGCTTTATTCCTGACCATGTATCTTACTACTGTCCTGGGGAACCTCATCATCATTGTCCTCATTCGCCTGGACTACcatctccacactcccatgtattTGTTTCTCAGCAATTTGTCCTTCTCTGATCTCTGCTTTTCCTCTGTGACCATTCCTAAACTGCTGCAAACCATGCAGAACCAAATTCCAACCATCCCCTATGCAGGCTGCCTGACCCAAATgtacttcttcctgttttttggaGACTTGGAGAGCTTCCTTCTAGTggccatggcctatgaccgctatgtggtcATCTGCTTCCCCCTGCACTATCCCACCATCATGAGCCCCAAACTCTGTCTCTCCCTGGTGGTGCTCTCCTGGGTGTTGACCATGTTCCATGCCATGCTCCACACCCTACTTATGGCCAGATTGTGTTTCTGTGCAGAGAACGTgatcccccactttttctgtgatatGTCTGCTCTTCTGAAGCTGTTCTGCTCAGACACTCATGTCAATGATCTGGTGATATTCATCACAGCAGGCCTCATTCTCATCATTCCCTTTGTCCTCATTGTTGTTTCCTGTGGGCACATCATGTTCTCCATTCTCAAGATCCCTTCTGTTCAAGGTATCCataaggccttctccacctgtagCTCCCACCTCTCTGTTGTGTCGCTCTTCTATGGGACAGTCATTGGACTCTACTTATGTCCATTGGCTAATAATTCTACTGTGAAACATACTGTCATGGCTCTGCTGTACACGGTAGTCactcccatgctgaacccctttatctacagctTGAGGAACAGAGACATAAAGGAAGCAATAGGAAGAATCCTTCAGAAAATTCCCTTTAGCCTGTGA